The DNA window aattgcattttattgatggcaatttgaatgcacagagataccgtgactagatcctgaggcccattgtcgtgtcattcatccttcaccatcacctcatgtttcagcatgataatgcacagccccatattGCAAGGATCTGTATCCTGGAAGCtgtaaatgtcccagttcttccatgacctgcatactcaccagatatgtcacccattgagcatgtttgggatgctctggatcgacgtgtacgacagcgtgttccagttcccaccaatatccagcaacttcacacagccattgaagaggagtgggacaacattccagagGCCAAAATCAACAGCAAAGAAGATTTGTCACactgcatttattttattttactaggcaaattattttcaatgacggcctagcaacagtgggttaactgcctgttcaggggcagaaggacagatttgtaccttgtcagctctgggatttgaacttgcaacgttccggttactagtccaaagctctaaccactagactacgctGCTGCCTCATTTGcatgatcacaccagatactgactgattttctgatccacgcacctacctttttttaaggtatctgtgatcaacagatgcatatctgtattcccagtcatgtgaaatccatgttattgtggcctaatgaatgtatttccatTGACTGATTACCTCataggaactgtaactcagtaaaatctttgaaattgttgcatgttacatttatatattttcagtatacacacacacacacactgaagataTTGTTCAGGCATTCAAATACTATTTTGTCAAACATGCTTGTCTCATTCATTCCTTGGTCATTCATCTTTTCAAGATTCTTGTGGACCTCCCTCTGTGAGTCAGTCCATGACAGAACAGTTGTTTTCTCAATGGAAGGTGTACTAAAATGTTggacactatactgtactgttttacagtACTACTCCATGCTATACTGTATTACAGTACTactctatactgtattacagtagtgtactatactgtattacagtactactctatactatactgtattacagtactactctatactgtattacagtagtatactatactgtattacagtattactctatactgtattacagtattacgctatactgtattacagtactactctatactgtattacagtagtatactatactgtattacagtactactctatactatactgtattacagtactactctatactgtattacagtagtatactatactgtattacagtattactctatactgtattacagTATTACGCTATACTGTATTACAGTACTACTCTATACTATATTACAGTACTATTCTATACCGTATTACAGTACTACTCTATGCTATACTGTATTACAGTACTACTCTATGCTATACTGTATTACAGTACTACTATCACCAATGgttgttaaatatttttttataacaaatatgtgtgatgtgatgtgtcgcGGCGtgatttttacacattttgccatttgGCTGTGAGAAAATGTAGCTGTTTTaataaagcaaatttcctgcaattgtacacattttgccatggggcatagtGAAAAATGTACTGTTTTATAGCTATTCTGCACATTTTGCACTGACataaaatgttgcagtttaaaAGCTAATTTTCTGCTATTCTAAAATGCTTTGCCTTAGCTTTGCCTATGCTATCTGGGGAAGTGTGCCTGACCTCCAGGGGTTCCCCAATGGGTTTGGGGCACCAAGAGCCCAGGGGCCCCCATGCACTTCAAGGCTACAGCGGTGTGTGGTACGCCACTGTGACTCTTATCCTTTTAACTCAGTTACACTGTAATCCTCCAAACCAGTCTATTTCGCTGTCAAGATCTTCAAAACAGTTTAGCAAAAATAGCCAGTCCTTAATCCCtccacccaaccacacacacagacagacggacggacggacggacggacggacggacggacggacagacagacagagacagacagacagacggacagacagacagagacagacggacggacggacagacagacagagacagacggacagacagacagagacagacagacagacggacagacagacagagacagacggacggacggacagacagacagagacagacagacagacagacagacagagacagacggacagacagacagagacagacagacagagacagacagagacagacagacagacagacagacagacggacggacNNNNNNNNNNNNNNNNNNNNNNNNNNNNNNNNNNNNNNNNNNNNNNNNNNNNNNNNNNNNNNNNNNNNNNNNNNNNNNNNNNNNNNNNNNNNNNNNNNNNgacagagacagacagagacagagacagacagacagacagacagacagacagacagacagacagacacagacagagacagacagagacagacagagacagacagacagagacagacagagacagacagagacagacagagacagacagacagacagacagagacagacagagacagacagagacagagacagacagagacagacagagacagacagagacagacagacagagacagacagagacagacagagacagacagagacagacagacagagacagacagagacagacagacagagacagacagagagacagacagagacagacagagacagacagacagagacagacagagacagacagagacagacagagacagacagagacagacagacagagacagacagagacagacagagacagacagagacagacagagacagagacagagacagagacagagacagagacagagacagagagagagacagagacagagacagagacagagagacagacagagacagacagagacagacagagacagacagacagagacagacagagacagacagagacagacagagacagacagagacagacagagacagacagacagagacagacagagacagacagagacagacagagacagacagacagagacagacagagacagacagacagagacagacagacagagacagacagagacagagacagagacagacagagacagagacagagacagacagacagagacagacagacagagacagacagagacagagacagagacagacagagacagagacagagacagacagacagagacagacagacagagacagacagacagagacagacagagacagacagagacagacagagacagagacagacagacagagacagagacagacagagacagacagagacagacagagacagacagagacagagacagagacagacagacagagacagacagacagagacagacagacagagacagacagagacagacagagacagacagagacagagacagacagacagagacagagacagacagagacagacagagacagacagagacagacagagacagacagagacagacagagacagagacagacagagacagacagagacagacagagacagacagagacagacagagacagagacagacagacagagacagacagagacagagacagacagagacagacagagacagacagagacagacagagacagagacagacagacagagacagagacagagagagacagacagagacagagacagacagacagagacagagacagagacagacagacagacagagacagacagacagagacagagacagagacagagacagagacagacagacagagacagacagagacagacagagacagagacagagacagacagagacagagacagacagagacagacagagacagacagagacagacagagacagagacagacagagacagacagagacagagacagagacagagacagagacagagacagacagagacagacagagacagagacagacagagacagagacagagacagagacagacagagacggagacagaatACACACACCTTTTGGAGTTTTTGTAATGTCTATTTAACTTCCCCCCAATTTAGGTCCCAATTCTTATTTGGCCAGTCACTGTGGCAATTGAATAAGCGCAACGCGTGCTGAAGTTGACAGATGGAATCTGGAACGCGTAGGCTATGTCCAATCCAAAAGCCCTCCTAGCCTAGTGGAGTGTGTGGCACACAGGCAGATGTGTTGTCCCATGTCATTGACATGCCCTGTTACGGCCCCTTAAGGTTCAGCTGGAAAACAGCTAAACCAGGAACAGCTGAAAGGTGGCCACTCTTTCTTACAACAGTGGATGATAAATTCACTAGGCTATGTTACGACATAAGAGGAGACCGACCCTATGTCCCAGACCAGCCAATGGGACCAGGCCTTTGCCTGGAAGCGTTGGCGGCACATGGGTTTCAAGTTTGGAGAAgcacattttcaccataaaaatccACCACTTCTCCTACAGCGTCATGTGAAGTACCTATGTACATTTTGTCTTTTGGTGAAAAAAAGTAGATGCATATCATCATACACTGTGACGGCAATAACGTGCAAATGGAAAACACATATTTATCTCTGCATAGAATTGACATTTTTTGAACGATCAACTATTAATTATTGGgaataatgaaaataaaaaatgtaaacatagTTTCAATGTATTAAGAGAGTTGCTAATATTTTTGCCAAACAGGTTGTTAATTGATATCAGAGAGGAAGAGTTGCGTGTAGGCAGTGAACCACTCGATTGACTACATATCCCAGGCTTAGTAACAACTTCCGGATCACGAGGGTTGTCGGAAAGCTTAAAACTCGACCAAAATGCTGCAAAAGCAGAACTGTTTGGTTTGTTGTTGTGAACTTGTAGCTAgttcgattttttttttaaattatacatCATCAACGCTATTGATATCATGGATGCGTTACACAGACATCGTTCTCTTCACAAGGGGACGACTCCACCATGGAAggaaacctacaggaaggtaatGTTAGTTATGGAATCTATTAATATCTGCACGGTGGTTTGCGAACAAGTTAACCACGGCTAGTTGATAGACTCGAGGCCAAACATTAGGCGTAATCTTTATCTGAATCTAGTTGAAACCAGAATTGAAATAACGCTCAATATTTGAAAACTTGCGTGGCTCACCGAGTTAATGTCAAAGCTTTAGTTCATGAAGTGTAACTTGTTTTGATGGTTaactttagttttttttgtttgttcctCAGCGTTGCGTGGACAGGTTGAAGAACAGCCGATCCAGGTTACTGGAGAAGTACCGTCAGATGGGAGATGGTCAACACTGCAGCGCCAAGGGCTCTGTTTTCGTCCAGGAGGTGATGGAGGAAGAGTGGAACGCGCTTCAGTCAGCCAACCGAGGGCTGCCCTCCCTGTGGCGTAACGACGGACCGGGAGAGGTGATGGTTTGTCAGTTGCATACTAATGACTGTGCACGAGAGGTGATCGTGTAGCTAACATGACACATGCATACAACTAATCTACAGCTaattttacatgagttatgtagCAATGGCATTACATGAAGGTTattcatttttttggggggggggggggggcaaataagGCAGATACTAGATGGCTACTTAGAGCCTACCTCATGTCTTCTCTACAGATGTACAGCGTCATGAAGGAGTGTGATGAACTGGCAGTGTTTGAAGAAATCCAACAGGAACTTATGTCACAAGGTAGTTTAATTCCCAAGTGAATCTTGCCTGACTATATtagtacacaacacacacacacactcgcccacagctacacacagacaggaacacaggaTGAAACCCCCGGGCATAGATGGTTCTCTCTGAATGTTCATGCAACTTGTTCTCTCTCCAGAGCTCTCCATCATTGAGGAATATGAGAAGAGCATGCGGTTTGAGGAGCAGTATTTGAACTCAGTTGTGGAAGGGCTGGAAGGGGAAAGGCAAATCATTTGTCCCGTATGTCATTCGTAAGTCTCTCCAAGATGTGACTTGATATGCTATTGCACCTGCTCGGATGTGTCATAGTTAAGACTCTTAAAAACCACAGACTGTCTACATTTCAGGCACAACTTAACTGTGAACAGCCATTTTACCTCCTGTCCCTGTGGGCTTTACATCAACACACGGGTTTGTATGAGCTCGTATACAATTCAAATATgccctttttgttgttgttggattATCAGTTGTGCTTACCACTCTGTTCCTCACGATCACGTTAAGGCACTTTCTAGTTAATGTACTATGCTGTTGGCTGATTTGACGTCTCATCATTGAGTGTCTGTTCATCTCGTCTCCAGCAAAGCAACGTGACCCTAGAGTCTCTGCAGTGTTTGTTGGAGAGGAGGGTAACGGAACACATGGAGGATTGTCTTCAGAACCCGGTCTTCTCCATGGCCTCCAATGCAGATGGCTCCCCTAACCTCATGATGAGCTGCAAGGTGACTGACTGGCTTGAATAcatgcttgtgtcccaaatggcaatctgttccctacatagtgtacccCTTTTGACCTGAaatctatgggccctggttaaaagtagtgtactataaagggagcAGTGCCACTTGGGACACAATTGTTTTTTTCTCATACTTACAATCCTCTTCTGTTTGGGAAGTCAGGCCATAATGTTCCACTTATCACTACTGCGCTCCCTACATGTAGTGCCTTGTGTTAATCAAAATATGATTTCATCAGAGGAATGTTTAAGGGGGTCCCGCACAATTTTGCATGGGTTTATATAGTTTAATTTTAGGTGTCGAAGCAATTACCCTTGAATAGTTCTATCATATTGTTGAATGATCACTGACTGGATCTTGTTTCTGGTTTCAGGCTTGTGATTACCTGTCCATAGTTCTGTGAATCACCCGTCCTACCGGGGGGAAAAGCTGATTTTTAACCATCCTGTGTCCGTGGGAGGATTTTTGTTCTGAAATAAAGACTATATTGGTACAGTAAGATTGGGCCGTTTTGACTGGTATTCAGAGTATGTCTTAAAGACTTGCTATACAAGGGCACAATCGTGTGCCAAAAGTAGTTATGGCAGTACACTGGGGCTGGCTAATGAGATGCCATAGCTCTGATTTTAACAGCTGATGTTCCTGTTACCAGTGTCTCAGATGGAGGCCTTCCTACCTGAAAAGGTACATAGACTGCTACAACCAGCTCAATGCCTGAAACAAGTTTAAACAAGTCTTTTTGATATGATCAATGGCTTAATTTCTCTTCTGTACTGCTTTCCTCGTGTCATGAGCTGTACACAACTAATTGCTATGTCGGCAATAAAATCATGCTTAAACCACTCGTGTCATTAATGTCTTACCACAGGTTAGTGTCGTCAACATCATGGAGCAAGATTGATACTAGCGGCCTTTTATATTAACATCAGTTACAGTAAGATGCAGCAAAGTGATTCAATATGAAATGAAAAGCTGCAGAAACATCAAATGCAACAATTCTTGTACCTATACCCTCCCCCACTCCACAAAATTAGATTGGAAACCAATGGAAAATATTTGGAGGGGGATGGTGTCTAAGCCACATGTTTAAATTTCAGTTAATTTTGTTCCATCTACATACACATTAATTGCATTTGATAAAGCCACTAAGGTCCTCCAGGAACTTGACGTATTCCTGATGCTCCATGGCAGTGCTCAGCTCGATCAGTTCATCAGCAAACGTGTTGTCAACCCCCCGGTCAGCCAGGAAGTCCATCAGGTGGTCATACagagcctagagagagagagacaggccagttTGAAGGAACACCTATAAGCCGGGCCAACTTCAAATAGAGCAGCCTTCCTGAAAATGTCCTTATTGTAGGCGGTAAAGTCATCGTAGATGAAaaatagcctgggtaccagtctttcTGCCCTCCTGGGAACACCACAAACAGATCAGGGAACAGGCTAGAATAATGATATTTAGACATGCTGAGAGAAAGACCATGAGCATCAGCTCTTACCCAATCCAGAGACTCTGTGTTGAGTGTGTAGGACGTCTCCTTCCACTCTCCATCTCCCTCGGGCTGGAAACTGACCTCCCGTATGGAAAAGATGTcgctctcctcttccccttcacCATGGCTTACCTGAGAAATCAATTTAACCCAACATTGTTAGATGTATTGCTTATTAACAAATCAAAGTGTTCTTCCCAATGTTGATAAAGATGTCTTCAATTAAAATGTTTCTGGACCAATATACCCATGATGATTCACTTGTAGGATATCTTACCTCATCTTCAGGATAATGGCAGTCAAACACCAAGGAATGTTTTGCTGCTGGTTTCGTC is part of the Oncorhynchus clarkii lewisi isolate Uvic-CL-2024 chromosome 10, UVic_Ocla_1.0, whole genome shotgun sequence genome and encodes:
- the LOC139417958 gene encoding RPA-interacting protein A-like isoform X2, producing MDALHRHRSLHKGTTPPWKETYRKRCVDRLKNSRSRLLEKYRQMGDGQHCSAKGSVFVQEVMEEEWNALQSANRGLPSLWRNDGPGEMYSVMKECDELAVFEEIQQELMSQELSIIEEYEKSMRFEEQYLNSVVEGLEGERQIICPVCHSHNLTVNSHFTSCPCGLYINTRQSNVTLESLQCLLERRVTEHMEDCLQNPVFSMASNADGSPNLMMSCKACDYLSIVL
- the LOC139417958 gene encoding RPA-interacting protein A-like isoform X1, producing the protein MDALHRHRSLHKGTTPPWKETYRKRCVDRLKNSRSRLLEKYRQMGDGQHCSAKGSVFVQEVMEEEWNALQSANRGLPSLWRNDGPGEMYSVMKECDELAVFEEIQQELMSQELSIIEEYEKSMRFEEQYLNSVVEGLEGERQIICPVCHSHNLTVNSHFTSCPCGLYINTRQSNVTLESLQCLLERRVTEHMEDCLQNPVFSMASNADGSPNLMMSCKVTDWLEYMLVSQMAICSLHSVPLLT
- the LOC139417958 gene encoding RPA-interacting protein A-like isoform X3; amino-acid sequence: MDALHRHRSLHKGTTPPWKETYRKRCVDRLKNSRSRLLEKYRQMGDGQHCSAKGSVFVQEVMEEEWNALQSANRGLPSLWRNDGPGEMYSVMKECDELAVFEEIQQELMSQELSIIEEYEKSMRFEEQYLNSVVEGLEGERQIICPAQLNCEQPFYLLSLWALHQHTAKQRDPRVSAVFVGEEGNGTHGGLSSEPGLLHGLQCRWLP